Proteins encoded within one genomic window of Sphingomonas sp. KRR8:
- a CDS encoding dihydroneopterin aldolase, translating to MSDVLPFTPRLDGMVPESLAVRSTRIHLDSVEVSADIGFHDFEVGTPQRLLITVDVWLNHPLPTDDQPESAWNYDHLKQEIERIAGARRFNLQETLLAEIYDWIASRDGVKALRVETCKPDVYPNARGVGVEIASFCGAVP from the coding sequence TTGAGCGACGTCCTTCCATTCACGCCGCGCCTTGATGGCATGGTCCCCGAATCGCTTGCGGTGCGATCGACCAGAATTCACCTCGATTCGGTAGAGGTGAGCGCCGACATCGGCTTTCACGACTTTGAGGTCGGCACGCCGCAGCGGTTGCTCATCACCGTCGACGTCTGGCTGAACCATCCGCTTCCGACCGACGACCAGCCTGAGAGTGCCTGGAATTATGATCACCTCAAGCAGGAGATCGAGCGGATTGCCGGCGCGCGCCGGTTCAATCTCCAGGAAACATTATTGGCGGAAATCTACGACTGGATTGCTTCCCGGGATGGAGTGAAGGCGCTTCGGGTGGAAACGTGCAAGCCTGACGTCTATCCGAACGCTCGAGGCGTTGGCGTTGAAATCGCCTCGTTTTGCGGCGCAGTCCCTTGA
- a CDS encoding SDR family oxidoreductase, whose protein sequence is MSAPLAIVTGGGKRVGAVLVERLLKSGWAVLAHVHRPADEVPAGAMKVAADLADPGCAEMILGACPEPPRLLVNNAARFAPDVLGGFNAGELAAHMAVNVAAPALLTSAFARAGAKGDRLIVNILDAKLSAPNPDFLSYTLSKAALSALTELSARALAGEGIRVNGIAPALMLQSPGQSAANYAKAHAYNPLGRGIDPEHVWQALRFLLDSPVVTGEVLTLDGGQRFMGLPRDVQNLDL, encoded by the coding sequence ATGAGTGCACCACTTGCAATCGTAACCGGCGGCGGAAAGCGCGTGGGAGCAGTGCTGGTCGAGCGCCTGCTTAAGTCGGGCTGGGCCGTTCTGGCTCACGTGCATCGGCCTGCTGACGAGGTCCCGGCGGGCGCAATGAAGGTCGCCGCCGACCTTGCGGACCCCGGCTGCGCCGAGATGATCCTTGGTGCTTGCCCAGAACCGCCACGATTGCTGGTGAACAACGCCGCACGGTTTGCGCCGGATGTTCTGGGCGGCTTCAATGCCGGGGAATTGGCGGCGCACATGGCGGTGAATGTCGCCGCGCCGGCGTTGCTGACCAGCGCTTTCGCCCGCGCCGGGGCAAAGGGAGACCGGTTGATCGTCAACATCCTGGACGCCAAGCTCTCCGCGCCCAATCCGGACTTCCTCAGCTATACGCTGTCCAAGGCGGCACTTTCCGCGCTGACCGAGCTATCGGCCCGTGCCCTTGCCGGGGAGGGCATCCGTGTGAACGGGATCGCGCCCGCGCTGATGCTTCAGTCGCCCGGTCAGAGTGCGGCAAACTACGCCAAGGCGCACGCCTACAATCCGCTGGGGCGTGGAATTGACCCTGAGCACGTCTGGCAGGCGTTGCGCTTTCTGCTGGACTCGCCCGTGGTCACCGGCGAGGTGCTCACCCTTGACGGGGGGCAGCGCTTCATGGGCCTGCCCCGCGATGTGCAAAACCTTGATCTGTAA
- a CDS encoding DUF1285 domain-containing protein, with protein MPESLAPIDLAGRSIAEIAADIAGRTPAPVERWHPDHCGDSEMRIARDGRWYHQGTEIRRPALVRQFSRILRREPDGSYVLVTPGEKLTIDVELAAFVATALTSEGEGRNRRVALLLNSGDALILGPHHPLRITEDGVPLVAVRHRLEALLARPVYYELAEIALTEGADPAGVWSDGIFFPLSS; from the coding sequence ATGCCCGAGAGCCTTGCCCCGATCGACCTTGCTGGCCGCAGTATTGCGGAGATCGCCGCGGACATCGCAGGGCGGACACCCGCCCCCGTCGAGCGCTGGCATCCGGACCATTGCGGCGACAGCGAGATGCGCATCGCGCGCGATGGCCGATGGTACCACCAGGGAACGGAGATCCGTCGCCCCGCACTGGTGCGCCAGTTCTCCCGTATCCTCCGCCGTGAACCCGATGGTAGCTATGTGCTGGTCACGCCGGGCGAGAAACTGACCATAGACGTTGAACTCGCCGCCTTTGTTGCCACTGCCCTGACCAGCGAAGGTGAAGGCCGAAACCGCCGGGTCGCACTGCTGCTCAACAGCGGCGATGCCTTGATCCTCGGGCCCCACCATCCGTTGCGCATCACGGAAGACGGCGTGCCCCTTGTCGCTGTTCGCCACAGGCTCGAGGCCCTGCTCGCCCGTCCGGTCTATTACGAACTGGCCGAGATCGCGCTGACGGAGGGGGCTGATCCGGCCGGCGTCTGGAGCGATGGCATCTTCTTTCCGCTAAGCTCATGA
- a CDS encoding CoA pyrophosphatase, whose protein sequence is MTLAERLRAALDFPPPVGLLPGDLVEGTAGQPVPAAVLVAVTRRSEPGVILTVRRDDLRTHAGQVAFPGGRVDSADAGVTHAALREAQEEVGLDPALVDVWGVADPYVTVTNFSVIPVLGSVPSDLPLVPHEREVADLFEAPLAFLLDPANQRAITAEYQGRMRTYYQIDWEGRRIWGATAAMLVNLSRRLQWS, encoded by the coding sequence ATGACCCTGGCGGAGCGGCTTCGGGCCGCGCTCGACTTTCCTCCGCCAGTCGGCCTGCTGCCCGGTGATCTGGTCGAAGGTACCGCCGGCCAGCCCGTGCCCGCCGCGGTGCTGGTTGCGGTGACGCGCCGCTCCGAGCCTGGAGTGATCCTGACCGTACGCCGGGATGACCTTCGCACCCATGCCGGCCAGGTCGCTTTTCCGGGCGGCCGGGTCGATTCGGCGGACGCTGGCGTGACCCATGCCGCACTAAGGGAGGCGCAAGAGGAGGTTGGGCTCGATCCTGCCCTCGTCGACGTATGGGGAGTCGCCGACCCTTATGTCACGGTGACGAACTTCTCCGTCATTCCGGTGCTTGGATCGGTGCCGTCCGACCTGCCGCTGGTCCCACACGAGCGCGAAGTCGCCGACCTGTTCGAGGCGCCGCTTGCCTTCCTGCTCGATCCCGCCAATCAGCGCGCGATCACCGCCGAATATCAGGGGCGCATGCGGACTTATTATCAGATCGACTGGGAGGGCCGCCGCATCTGGGGCGCGACTGCCGCCATGCTCGTCAACCTCAGCCGACGGCTGCAATGGAGCTGA
- a CDS encoding CCA tRNA nucleotidyltransferase: protein MELSALEALAQRPGMAPLLDALGSGTCRFVGGAVRDTLLGLPVVDVDLATVLTPYEVMRRCGAAGIRTVPTGIEHGTVTALVERQPVEITTLRADVSTDGRRATVAFTDDWRADAERRDFTINALYWDPASATLTDYFEGQHDLAAGLVRFIGEPLTRIAEDHLRILRFFRFQARFGRGELDKASLAACVARANDLMALSRERIADELLKLLALPDPAPTLWLMVENGILAPVLPEIDATGCERLDHLIATERVADVEADAARRLSALLPAEPLTAEKVAARLKLSNKLRKRLALAAEQDLNGHPRALAYAIGKEGAEDRLLLAGRAAEVRGLHDFVVPRLPVGGGELIRRGLKPGPIVATTLKQIEQRWVEEGFPNEERLAQLVDEALKSAR, encoded by the coding sequence ATGGAGCTGAGCGCGCTCGAAGCCCTGGCCCAGCGCCCGGGCATGGCCCCTCTGCTGGACGCACTCGGCTCCGGAACCTGCCGCTTCGTGGGCGGGGCCGTGCGCGACACGTTGCTGGGGCTGCCGGTGGTCGACGTCGATCTGGCAACCGTGCTCACGCCTTATGAGGTGATGCGGCGCTGCGGCGCGGCCGGCATCCGTACCGTCCCGACGGGAATCGAACATGGCACGGTGACTGCTTTAGTCGAACGCCAGCCGGTCGAGATCACCACCTTGCGCGCCGACGTCAGCACCGATGGACGACGCGCCACCGTGGCCTTCACCGATGACTGGCGGGCGGATGCGGAGCGCCGGGACTTCACCATCAATGCGCTCTACTGGGACCCGGCGTCCGCCACCCTGACCGACTATTTCGAAGGGCAGCACGACCTCGCCGCTGGCCTGGTCCGCTTCATTGGCGAGCCGCTTACGCGCATCGCCGAGGATCACCTGCGGATCCTTCGCTTTTTCCGCTTCCAGGCACGGTTCGGCCGTGGCGAGCTGGACAAGGCGAGCCTTGCGGCCTGCGTTGCCCGAGCCAACGATCTCATGGCGCTGTCTCGCGAACGCATCGCGGACGAACTGCTCAAGTTGCTGGCGCTGCCCGATCCGGCTCCCACGTTGTGGCTGATGGTCGAGAACGGCATCCTCGCGCCCGTGCTGCCGGAAATCGATGCCACGGGATGCGAGCGCCTAGACCACCTCATCGCCACCGAGCGCGTGGCAGATGTCGAAGCCGATGCCGCCCGCCGACTGTCGGCTTTGCTTCCAGCAGAGCCCCTGACCGCCGAGAAGGTCGCGGCCCGCCTGAAGCTGTCCAACAAGCTGCGCAAGCGTCTGGCGCTGGCAGCGGAGCAGGACCTTAATGGTCATCCGCGAGCGCTCGCTTACGCCATTGGCAAGGAGGGCGCAGAGGACCGATTGCTGCTGGCCGGCCGGGCGGCGGAGGTCCGCGGCTTGCACGACTTTGTCGTGCCGCGGCTTCCGGTCGGAGGCGGCGAACTCATCCGCCGCGGCCTCAAGCCGGGTCCGATCGTGGCCACCACGTTGAAACAGATCGAGCAGCGCTGGGTCGAGGAAGGCTTTCCCAACGAAGAGCGCCTCGCCCAGCTGGTGGACGAGGCGCTCAAGTCCGCCCGCTGA
- a CDS encoding LuxR C-terminal-related transcriptional regulator, translating to MLLDSVGLSPIPYVVSNPRLPDNPLVVANEAFCSLTGYAENEVVGRNCRFLSGASTEPWLTDRIRDGVRAHRPVLVDILNYKKDGTPFRNAVLVTPLFGEGGQLEWFLGSQVELPDDQSSAVFTGRREKAVLAVKGLPNRQRQVLELIAKGLLNKQIAWELGISEKTVKMHRALLMERLGVPTSADLIRLAVEAGL from the coding sequence ATGCTGCTCGACAGCGTGGGACTAAGTCCCATTCCCTATGTCGTGAGTAACCCCAGACTGCCCGACAATCCCCTGGTGGTTGCCAACGAGGCCTTCTGCTCGCTTACGGGCTATGCCGAGAATGAGGTGGTCGGCCGAAATTGCCGCTTTCTCTCGGGCGCCAGCACCGAGCCGTGGCTGACGGACCGGATCCGGGATGGCGTGCGGGCCCATCGGCCGGTCCTGGTCGACATCCTCAACTACAAGAAAGACGGGACGCCTTTTCGCAACGCGGTGCTGGTGACCCCCTTGTTCGGCGAGGGCGGACAGCTTGAATGGTTTCTGGGCAGCCAGGTGGAATTGCCTGATGACCAGTCGTCGGCCGTTTTCACTGGTAGGCGCGAGAAAGCCGTACTGGCGGTGAAAGGCCTACCCAATCGCCAGCGCCAGGTGCTCGAGCTCATCGCCAAGGGATTGCTCAACAAGCAGATCGCCTGGGAGCTGGGGATCAGCGAGAAGACGGTGAAGATGCACCGCGCGCTGCTGATGGAGCGACTGGGCGTGCCAACCTCGGCCGACCTTATTCGGCTTGCGGTCGAAGCGGGGCTGTAA
- a CDS encoding outer membrane beta-barrel protein produces MRNYLLAAVAAAAIATPAMARDHSPYVGIEGGAMIVEDLHLGRTVGTTNTADALIINHSTGYDVDAIAGYDFGPVRAEAEVGYKRAAHDDYTGPYVGTNTTGLNGNGHTSALSLMGNVLLDFGDDNGVQGYVGGGAGIARVKVSYADNVATTTDFNLSKSGFAWQAIAGIRFPITQNIDLGLKYRFFNAKKVEDNFLIGTANNDFSGRYRSHSLLASLIFNFAAPPPPPPPPPPPPPPPPPPPPATQTCPDGSVILATDACPAPPPPPPPPPPAPERG; encoded by the coding sequence ATGCGCAATTACCTCCTGGCGGCTGTTGCAGCCGCCGCCATCGCGACGCCAGCAATGGCCCGCGATCACTCACCATATGTTGGCATCGAAGGCGGTGCCATGATCGTTGAGGATCTTCACCTCGGCCGCACCGTTGGCACCACCAACACTGCCGACGCGCTGATCATCAATCACTCGACGGGTTATGACGTCGACGCGATCGCGGGTTACGACTTCGGTCCGGTCCGCGCTGAAGCCGAAGTCGGCTACAAGCGTGCGGCTCACGACGACTACACCGGCCCGTATGTCGGCACCAACACCACCGGCCTGAACGGCAATGGCCACACCAGCGCGCTGTCGCTGATGGGCAACGTGCTGCTCGACTTCGGTGATGACAATGGCGTTCAGGGCTATGTCGGCGGTGGCGCCGGTATCGCTCGCGTCAAGGTCAGCTATGCCGACAACGTCGCGACGACGACCGACTTCAATCTCAGCAAGAGCGGTTTCGCTTGGCAGGCGATTGCGGGCATTCGCTTCCCGATCACACAGAACATCGATCTTGGCCTGAAGTATCGCTTCTTCAACGCCAAGAAGGTGGAGGATAACTTCCTCATCGGTACTGCCAACAACGATTTCAGCGGTCGCTACCGCTCGCACTCGCTGCTGGCCTCGCTGATCTTCAACTTCGCGGCTCCGCCGCCGCCGCCGCCGCCCCCGCCCCCGCCGCCGCCCCCGCCGCCTCCGCCGCCTCCGGCGACGCAGACGTGCCCGGACGGTTCGGTGATCCTGGCGACCGACGCGTGCCCGGCTCCGCCGCCGCCGCCGCCGCCGCCGCCGCCCGCTCCGGAGCGTGGCTAA
- a CDS encoding L,D-transpeptidase family protein produces MNKFLLSVSLASLVAVPGVAEARRQPPPPPPAPVRIAPTDPVELYYYSHADAPIWTRSADTKAALPVLTGILRRARIEGLNEGPQLADAIDAAMSRAAASNSPADNQALEYTASRGLVAYVQLLKKAPAGMLFGYSYLAPQGSRPDQILLTAAAAPSLVQYLQKASSPNPTYASLRDAGWKAMESNPSGPVDPRLLSNLERARVLPAGGRYIMVNSADARLTMYENGQPVDSMKVVVGMTKFPDGKPNYLPTPLIASVIYYVTFNPYWNVPQNLILKNIGHKARDQGESYLKAQGFEVISDWSENATVVPYDQVDWKAVAAGTKTVRIRELPGKLNSMGRYKFNFRNSEDIYLHDTPMREYFNRDVRTLSNGCIRLEDAKRLAQWLLGRDPTPPSDKPEQHVQIPAGVPVYVTYLTAKVGSDGQIAYSNDYYGWDGNPQKQLAVTGSGVSRSE; encoded by the coding sequence GTGAACAAGTTCCTGCTTTCGGTCAGTCTCGCCAGCCTTGTGGCCGTTCCCGGCGTTGCCGAAGCCAGGCGCCAGCCGCCACCTCCGCCGCCTGCGCCGGTGCGGATCGCGCCGACTGATCCGGTGGAGCTCTACTATTACAGTCACGCCGACGCGCCGATCTGGACCCGCTCGGCCGACACCAAGGCTGCGCTGCCGGTGCTGACCGGCATTCTGCGCCGCGCCCGGATCGAGGGCCTGAATGAAGGTCCGCAGCTGGCAGATGCGATCGACGCCGCCATGAGCCGTGCCGCCGCAAGCAACAGCCCGGCCGATAATCAGGCCCTGGAATATACTGCCAGCCGCGGGCTGGTCGCCTACGTTCAGCTGCTCAAGAAGGCGCCGGCCGGGATGCTGTTCGGCTATTCCTACCTGGCGCCGCAGGGCAGTCGTCCGGATCAGATCCTGCTGACCGCCGCGGCCGCGCCGAGTCTGGTGCAGTACCTCCAGAAGGCCAGCAGCCCCAATCCGACCTACGCCTCGCTGCGTGACGCGGGATGGAAGGCGATGGAGAGCAATCCGTCCGGCCCGGTCGATCCGCGCCTGTTGTCCAACCTGGAACGGGCGCGCGTGCTTCCCGCCGGTGGCCGCTACATCATGGTCAACAGCGCCGATGCGCGTCTGACCATGTACGAGAACGGACAGCCCGTCGACAGCATGAAGGTCGTGGTGGGCATGACCAAGTTCCCGGACGGCAAGCCGAACTACCTGCCGACCCCGCTGATCGCGAGCGTCATCTATTATGTCACGTTCAATCCTTACTGGAACGTGCCGCAGAACCTCATCCTCAAGAACATCGGGCACAAGGCGCGCGATCAGGGGGAATCGTACTTGAAGGCCCAGGGCTTCGAGGTGATCAGCGATTGGAGCGAGAATGCGACGGTGGTGCCGTACGACCAGGTCGACTGGAAGGCCGTTGCGGCCGGCACCAAGACGGTCCGCATTCGCGAGCTGCCGGGCAAGCTGAATTCGATGGGACGCTACAAGTTCAACTTCCGCAATTCGGAAGACATCTATCTCCACGACACGCCTATGCGGGAATATTTCAACCGGGACGTGCGGACGCTGTCGAACGGCTGCATCCGGCTCGAGGACGCGAAGCGGCTAGCTCAGTGGCTGCTCGGACGGGACCCGACGCCGCCCAGTGACAAGCCGGAGCAGCATGTTCAAATCCCGGCCGGCGTTCCGGTCTATGTGACCTACCTGACGGCCAAGGTCGGGTCGGATGGGCAGATCGCTTATTCGAACGATTACTACGGCTGGGATGGTAATCCGCAGAAGCAATTGGCGGTCACCGGGAGTGGGGTATCGCGTTCCGAGTAA
- a CDS encoding thioesterase family protein — protein MTSIDHPVLGDVLEQFTQAGSVWKGEAPLSWAQGRTLYGGMTAALAWAMATRSHADLPPLRSAQVAFVGPASGQLTITPRLIRRGRSAAFVAVSVAGDAGPAAECLFSCGAPRDSIIRHTAASAPDVLAPDACPPLFGGAPGPDFARNFDMRLAAGNPPRGQGEPMFTCWTRFTRSQAVDALTGLIALADALPPAAMVSFPQPAVISSMTWSIEVDALPQDADSWFLQRSVAEDTADGYSRQSMTLWDAAGRRLFDARQTVAIFV, from the coding sequence ATGACCTCGATCGACCATCCCGTGCTCGGCGACGTGCTGGAGCAGTTCACCCAGGCCGGAAGCGTGTGGAAGGGCGAAGCGCCGCTCAGTTGGGCGCAGGGGCGCACGCTCTACGGTGGCATGACCGCCGCGTTGGCCTGGGCGATGGCCACTCGCTCGCACGCCGACCTGCCGCCGCTGCGCTCGGCGCAAGTTGCGTTCGTCGGGCCGGCGTCAGGCCAACTCACTATCACCCCGCGCCTAATCCGCCGGGGGCGCTCCGCCGCTTTCGTCGCCGTCAGCGTGGCAGGCGACGCAGGCCCAGCGGCCGAATGTCTTTTCTCCTGTGGCGCGCCGCGCGACAGCATCATCCGCCACACCGCAGCGTCGGCGCCGGACGTCTTAGCTCCGGACGCCTGCCCCCCGTTGTTCGGCGGTGCGCCCGGTCCGGATTTCGCGCGAAACTTCGATATGCGCCTGGCGGCGGGCAATCCGCCGCGCGGCCAGGGGGAGCCGATGTTCACCTGCTGGACCCGCTTCACCCGCTCGCAAGCGGTCGACGCCCTCACAGGCCTCATTGCGCTTGCCGACGCTCTTCCGCCTGCCGCCATGGTCAGCTTTCCGCAGCCGGCCGTCATCTCCTCCATGACATGGAGTATCGAGGTCGATGCATTGCCGCAGGACGCTGACTCCTGGTTCCTTCAGCGCTCGGTCGCGGAGGATACCGCCGACGGCTACTCCCGCCAGTCCATGACATTGTGGGACGCGGCGGGGCGGCGCCTGTTCGACGCTCGCCAGACCGTGGCCATTTTCGTCTGA
- a CDS encoding N-acetylmuramoyl-L-alanine amidase, which produces MIDLPSPNHDERALPVSMIVLHYTGMPDCQGALDRLTSPEAKVSSHYCIDEDGSVYRLVDEERRAWHAGKSYWRGVRDINSASIGIEIVNPGHEFGYRPFADEQIAALIPLVAELKDRYGIGRGNVVGHSDIAPVRKDDPGELFPWEALAKRRLALPSPTRNLIDPYWSDAAFHLALERFGYDVTDPWKATVAFQRRFRPDRIDGIVDGECRAKLLALLLPRPMGEM; this is translated from the coding sequence ATGATCGACCTGCCCTCGCCCAATCATGACGAGCGGGCCCTGCCTGTGTCGATGATCGTGCTTCACTATACCGGCATGCCTGACTGCCAGGGCGCGCTGGACCGGCTTACCTCGCCGGAGGCGAAGGTGTCCTCGCACTACTGCATCGATGAAGACGGCAGCGTTTATCGGCTCGTCGATGAGGAACGCCGCGCCTGGCATGCCGGCAAGAGCTACTGGCGCGGAGTGCGCGATATCAACTCGGCCTCCATCGGGATCGAGATCGTCAATCCTGGCCACGAATTCGGCTATCGCCCCTTCGCCGACGAACAGATCGCCGCGCTCATCCCGCTCGTCGCGGAATTGAAGGACCGGTACGGCATCGGCCGCGGCAATGTGGTCGGCCATTCGGACATTGCCCCCGTCCGCAAGGACGATCCGGGCGAGCTGTTCCCCTGGGAAGCGCTTGCGAAACGCCGGCTCGCCTTGCCCAGCCCGACCCGCAACCTGATCGACCCTTACTGGTCTGACGCCGCGTTTCACCTCGCTCTGGAGCGATTCGGTTATGACGTGACCGATCCGTGGAAGGCGACCGTCGCCTTTCAGCGCCGCTTCCGCCCTGATCGCATTGACGGAATCGTCGACGGGGAATGCCGCGCTAAGCTCCTTGCCCTCTTGCTCCCCCGCCCGATGGGGGAGATGTGA
- a CDS encoding DnaJ domain-containing protein produces the protein MARSTRSDDWGFPRWRSYGAKGREAARVRLCDREGCDLPGDRPAPKAPNNPERWYFCEGHAAEYNKNWDYFANLGAGEAADRERAERAQANGFRSSAHWSWGGPGDGTRSRDEMRALETLDLESDASFDEIKAAHRRLAKENHPDLRQGDDAAAATFQKVQAAYEVLRKAEERRTASA, from the coding sequence ATGGCACGTTCGACGCGATCCGATGACTGGGGCTTTCCGCGCTGGCGCTCCTATGGCGCCAAAGGGCGCGAGGCGGCGCGCGTACGGCTATGCGATCGCGAAGGCTGCGACCTGCCTGGTGACCGCCCCGCCCCCAAGGCTCCGAACAATCCGGAACGCTGGTATTTCTGCGAAGGCCACGCCGCCGAATATAACAAGAACTGGGACTATTTCGCCAATCTGGGTGCGGGCGAGGCGGCGGACAGGGAGCGCGCGGAACGGGCGCAGGCGAATGGCTTCCGCTCGAGTGCGCACTGGAGCTGGGGTGGCCCGGGCGATGGCACCCGCTCGCGCGATGAGATGCGCGCGCTGGAAACGCTCGACCTCGAGAGCGACGCCAGCTTCGATGAGATCAAGGCCGCGCACCGCCGTCTTGCCAAGGAAAACCATCCTGACCTTCGCCAGGGTGACGATGCTGCCGCCGCCACCTTCCAGAAGGTCCAGGCAGCTTATGAAGTGCTGCGCAAGGCCGAAGAGCGGCGCACCGCCTCGGCTTAG
- a CDS encoding PaaI family thioesterase, translating to MSDGFDPERFFKLARTVGHGRALGLGYRAHGDDWVELALPWREELVAVPDEGFMATGAIVSLLDTCAGTSIWCKLGRFRPAATMDLRIDYLRPALRGEEVIARCVCYKVTRKIAFVRGQAHGGDPERPVAHVAATFMLMD from the coding sequence ATGAGCGACGGCTTCGATCCCGAGCGCTTCTTCAAGCTCGCTCGAACGGTCGGCCATGGCCGCGCGCTGGGCCTGGGTTATCGGGCGCATGGCGACGATTGGGTCGAGCTCGCGCTCCCCTGGCGCGAGGAACTGGTGGCCGTGCCGGACGAGGGGTTCATGGCAACCGGCGCGATTGTCAGCCTGCTCGACACCTGCGCGGGCACGTCCATCTGGTGCAAGCTTGGGCGGTTCCGGCCGGCGGCGACGATGGATTTGCGCATCGATTATCTCCGTCCCGCACTTCGTGGCGAGGAAGTGATCGCGCGCTGTGTCTGCTACAAGGTGACGCGCAAGATCGCCTTCGTTCGCGGGCAGGCGCATGGCGGCGATCCGGAGCGTCCGGTGGCGCATGTCGCCGCCACTTTCATGCTGATGGACTAA
- a CDS encoding SufE family protein, which translates to MTAAVGAAIAPYVTDLPSLTTIYEDYELLDAEERYRLLIDLGRSLEPMPEALKTESTKVRGCSASVWVYPTRREDGRLHFLADSNAAITKGIVALVLAAVQDREPGEIATTDIAAELAPFELGRQLSSNRTQGIPNMIALVRQTAERLA; encoded by the coding sequence ATGACGGCAGCGGTCGGGGCCGCTATCGCTCCTTACGTGACCGACCTTCCAAGCCTGACCACCATCTACGAAGACTATGAGCTGCTCGACGCCGAGGAGCGCTATCGGCTACTGATCGACCTTGGCCGGTCACTGGAGCCGATGCCGGAGGCCCTGAAAACCGAAAGCACCAAGGTGCGCGGCTGTTCGGCTTCGGTGTGGGTCTATCCGACCCGGCGCGAGGATGGGCGGCTGCACTTCCTGGCCGACAGCAATGCCGCGATCACCAAGGGCATCGTCGCGCTGGTATTGGCGGCCGTGCAGGACCGGGAGCCCGGGGAGATTGCCACGACCGACATCGCCGCCGAACTGGCGCCTTTCGAGCTGGGCCGACAGCTGTCGTCCAATCGGACCCAGGGTATTCCCAACATGATCGCGCTGGTGCGCCAAACGGCCGAGCGGCTGGCATGA
- a CDS encoding L,D-transpeptidase family protein, with amino-acid sequence MRQGLSFIFAGLLLAAAPAGATGQGDQDDPYSLPKGGEQGLDMAVVDEDAMPQEPEQAADGLREAVPDEQWSGAPVDLVQAVNPLYTELRRAYVRYKLEWGGLPRVLIGESGPVLAKGATGERVDALRRRLGLPVPDPLLPTGFDGALEQKLKDFQAAHGLPADGKANAETVRLLNRGPDYYEQLLLLNMERARRLPAPGTANAKKYILVDAAAARLWMMDDGKVAGTMKVVVGTPASPTPMMAALMRYANVNPYWNIPPDLVRKSIAPAVLAQGPAYLKAKRYEVLDSWEDDAKVADPATVDWKAVAAGTTDLRVRQLPGQGNFMGNIKFMLPNHYGIYLHDTPAKALFGQDDRHLSNGCVRLEDARALARWVFGEMPRATSADAEQRVELKQPIPVYITYLTAGITPDGKLAFARDTYSRDQKLLARFDPLGPLTSGGGR; translated from the coding sequence ATGAGACAGGGACTGAGCTTCATTTTTGCCGGGCTGCTGCTGGCCGCCGCACCGGCTGGGGCGACCGGGCAGGGCGATCAGGACGATCCCTATTCGCTGCCCAAGGGCGGTGAGCAGGGTCTCGACATGGCCGTCGTTGACGAGGACGCGATGCCTCAGGAGCCGGAGCAGGCGGCGGACGGTCTTCGCGAAGCCGTGCCCGACGAGCAGTGGAGCGGAGCTCCGGTGGACCTCGTCCAGGCGGTGAACCCACTCTACACGGAGCTGCGCCGCGCTTACGTTCGCTACAAGCTGGAGTGGGGCGGCCTTCCGCGGGTCCTGATCGGGGAAAGCGGGCCGGTCCTGGCGAAGGGCGCGACGGGCGAACGGGTCGACGCGTTGCGCCGGCGGCTCGGCCTGCCCGTGCCGGACCCGCTGCTTCCGACCGGCTTCGATGGGGCGCTTGAGCAGAAGCTCAAGGACTTCCAGGCGGCGCACGGATTACCGGCTGACGGAAAGGCGAACGCGGAAACCGTCCGCCTGCTGAATCGCGGCCCCGACTATTACGAGCAGTTGCTGCTGCTCAACATGGAGCGGGCGCGTCGCCTGCCCGCGCCCGGAACGGCCAATGCCAAGAAGTACATTCTGGTCGACGCGGCTGCGGCGCGGCTGTGGATGATGGACGACGGCAAGGTGGCCGGCACGATGAAGGTGGTGGTCGGCACTCCGGCCTCGCCGACGCCGATGATGGCCGCGCTGATGCGCTACGCCAACGTGAACCCTTATTGGAACATCCCGCCCGACCTCGTCCGCAAGTCGATCGCTCCGGCAGTGCTGGCGCAAGGCCCGGCCTACCTCAAGGCGAAGCGGTACGAGGTGCTCGACAGCTGGGAGGATGATGCCAAGGTCGCCGATCCCGCAACGGTGGACTGGAAGGCAGTGGCGGCGGGGACGACCGACCTGCGAGTCCGGCAGCTGCCCGGCCAGGGCAATTTCATGGGCAACATCAAGTTCATGCTGCCCAACCATTATGGCATCTACCTGCACGACACGCCGGCCAAGGCCCTGTTCGGGCAGGATGATCGGCATCTGTCGAATGGCTGCGTCCGGTTGGAGGATGCCCGGGCGCTGGCGCGCTGGGTCTTTGGCGAGATGCCGCGCGCGACGTCAGCGGACGCGGAGCAGCGGGTGGAGCTCAAGCAGCCCATCCCCGTCTACATCACCTACCTGACCGCCGGGATCACGCCTGACGGCAAGCTCGCCTTCGCGCGCGACACGTACAGCCGGGATCAGAAATTGCTGGCGCGGTTCGATCCGCTGGGGCCATTGACCAGCGGCGGCGGCAGATGA